In Actinomycetota bacterium, the genomic window GGTTGGGGAGGAGCGGGTGCCTTCAGCGATGGAAAGCTCAACCTCTCCACCGAAATTGGCGGATGGCTCAATCAATATATCCCTCGCCAGGAGTTGAGCGATTTAATCGATTATGTTGATCAAATCTATTTGGATTTTGGGGCACCAAAGGAATCATACGAGGCCGATGAGAGGATCTTGAGGAGGTTGAAACGCAAAGCGGTCTCGGCGGATTTAATCCTGGTCCCTACGCGGATTCGACATCTGGGAACGGATATTTGCGGTAAGGTCCTTCGCAATATACGAGAATATTTCGATGGAAAGGTCGAGGTCAAGGCAAACACCAATGTAAAATATATCCTCACCGAAGATCGCACTGCAGTAGGGGTTGAAACGGATAAGGGCCAGAAAATATGGGCAAAATATGTCATCGTCGCCCCCGGTCGCGAGGGTGCGGAGTGGCTGACCTGTGAAGCGCAACGTTTGAAGCTTACCCTTCAGGCGAATGCCGTGGATTTGGGCGTAAGACTGGAGGTGCCCGCTGCGGTCATGGAGCCTCTCACTAAAGAGCTCTACGAACCAAAACTGATCTACTATTCCAGATCCTTTGAAGATCAAGTACGTCTCTTTTGCGCCTGCCCACATGGTGTGGTTTCCAGGGAGACCTATGGGGATGTGATCACCGTTAATGGTCACTCCTATCGAGATGCGAGAACGGAGAACACCAATTTCGCCTTGTTGGTCTCCACGACGTTTACGGAGCCCTTTCATGAACCAATCGCCTATGGTAAATACATTGCCCGCCTCGCCAATCTCTTGGGAGAAGGGATAATCATTCAGCGATTGGGAGATCTTCAGGCCGGGCGGAGATCGACGGAGAGCCGCATCCGCAAAAGTACCGTGAAACCCACCCTCAGTGAGGCTACACCGGGAGATTTAAGCTTCGTTTTGCCCTATAGGTGCTTGGCGGATATCTTGGAGATGATAGAGGTCTTAGATAGGGTGGTACCTGGTGTAAACTCGAAAAATACTCTACTCTATGGAGTAGAGGTGAAGTTTTACTCCTCGAGAGTTAAGCTAAAATCCACTCTGGAGACGGAGATAAAGAATTTTTATGCCATAGGAGATGGAGCGGGGATCACCCGTGGTCTCGTTCAATCCTCTGCTTCGGGAATAATAGCCGCCCGATCCATACTGAATAAAGTGAGGAAGTGAAGAAGTGATTCATGTGAGGAAGTTAAATTTGAATCACTCCATCACTTGAATCTCTGGAATCACTTTTGTGGGGGTGTTAGGGTGCCAGGAATTGTGCTCATCGGGACGCAGTGGGGCGATGAAGGAAAAGGGAAGGTAACTGACTTTCTCGCTGACGATATGCATATGGTGGTCCGCTATAATGGTGGGGATAATGCGGGGCATACCGTCGTTGAAACCGACCACGAGTTCAAATTCCATTTAATTCCCTCAGGGATACTTTATTCCCACATAACCTCAGTTATCGCCGATGGAGTCGTGGTCAATCCCAAGGTTCTCATCGAGGAAATAGATGGCCTCGAAGCCAGGGGGGTAAGTACTAAAAAACTCTTCGTGAGCGGTAATGCCCATCTTATCATGCCCTATCATCTGGTATTGGATAGGGCGGTTGAGCTTCAGTTGGGTAAGGCGAAGATCGGCACCACTCGAAAGGGCATCGGACCCACATATGCCGATAAAGCCGCTCGCATTGGAATCAGGGTGCAGGATCTCTTGGATATGAAGATCTTTCGCAAGAAGCTAAAGCAGGCTTTGGAAATAAAGAATGCCATCTTAACGAAGATATACGAGCTTGAGCCGCTGGATGAAGAGAAGATCATCTCCGATTATATGTACTACGCAAAGCGGTTGGAACCCTATATTACGGATACCTCATTGATGATAAATCAAGCCTTGGACGAAGGGAGAAATGTTCTATTCGAAGGCGCTCAGGGCACCTTGCTCGATCTCGATCATGGGACGTATCCCTTTGTTACCTCTTCTTCCCCCGTTGCCGGCGGAGCATGTGTGGGAGCAGGGGTGGGACCACCCAAGATCGATAAGGTGATTGGTGTGGCCAAAGCCTACGTCACCCGTGTGGGATCGGGTCCCTTCCCCACGGAGCAAGGCGATGAAACAGGGGAGAAAATGCGTCAAATTGGCGTGGAGTATGGGACGACCACAGGGCGCCCTCGTCGCTGTGGCTGGTTTGACGCCGTTCTTCTTAAGTATGCCGTCTTGGTCAATGGAATAAACGGCATAGCCCTGACAAAACTCGATGTACTCTCCACTTTTAAGACCCTAAAGATTTGCGTAGGCTACGAATATGAGGGGAAATTCTATCCCCGTTTTCCACCTCATCAGACAATTTTTCACAAGTGTATACCGATTTATGAAGAACTTGAAGGCTGGCAGCGGGATATCTCTGATATAAAGTGGTATGAGAATCTGCCCCCGGCTGCAAAGCGATATATCTCAAGGATAAAAGAGTTGGCGGGTGTGCCAATCGAGATGATCTCGGTCGGCCCCAGGCGGGATCAAACCATCATACCCTGATGGCAAAATTTTAAGTTTGCTAGTTAAGTGTATTATAGTCCAAGTTAAGTCTCAAAAATTACAATCCAAAATTAGTTTTACATTTTGCATTTACCCTGGAGATAAGTATTTGTGCAGATAAAAATAGCTATCTGGGAAATTTGCCAAACTAATGGAGGATTAATTCGGTGAGGGTATTCGTCATAGGTGGAGGCGGGCGAGAGCATTCCCTCGTGTGGAAGATAAGCAAGAGCCCTCTCGTTGATGAAATCTATTGCGTCCCCGGGAATGCTGGAATATCGGAATTGGCCCACTGTGTAAATTTCGACATCCATGATAATGATGCTCTTGCTGGTTTCGCTCAAGCGAAGAAAATTGATCTTACCGTTGTGGGTCCCGAAGTCCCTCTAGTGGGGGGTATCACCGATGTTTTTGAGGCGAGAGGTCTTCGCATTTTCGGTCCCCGCAAGCAAGCCGCTTTAATCGAGGGGAGCAAGAGTTTTGCCAAGGCCATCATGAAGAAATATGGCATCCCCACGGGTGATGGGGTGGTCTTCACCGGTTACGAAGAGGCGGTTGCCTATGTCAAACGCCATAATTCTCCCTTTGCCGTAAAAGCCGATGGGCTTGCGGGAGGTAAAGGCGTAACCGTCGTCTTCGATCAGGAGGCAGCCATCGGTGCCCTTCGGGATTGCTTCATTCACGCTAAATTCGGTTCCGCGGGGAAGAAGGTTATCATAGAGGAGTATCTTGAAGGAGAGGAGGTTTCGGTTTTTGCCTTTACCGATGGTCGCACCGTGCTTCCCATGATTCCCGCTCAGGATTATAAGCGGGTCTTTGACGGAGATAGGGGTCCCAATACTGGTGGAATGGGCTCTTACTCGCCCGTTTCCATCATCACCAAAGAAATCTATGAGGAAATTATCACCGGAATCCTCGAACCAGCAATCGCCGGTTTATTTAAAGAGGGTTTGGAGTACAGAGGTGTCCTTTATGGAGGTCTCATCCTTACCTCCGAAGGACCGAAGGTTTTGGAATTTAACTGCCGATTTGGAGACCCCGAAAGCCAGGCGATCCTTCCTCTTTTGGAAAGCGATCTCGTTGAAATCATGCTCGCCGTGACGGAGGGCAATCTTTCAGGATACAAGCTCCAATGGCTACCCGGCAGGTGTGTTACCGTGGTCATTGCCTCCGGAGGCTACCCTGAGGATTATAGAAGGGGGTTTGAAATCACCGGGTTGAAGGAAGCATCCGAGGTTCCAGGAGTCCAAATTTTCCACGCCGGCACCACCCTCGAGGATGGAAAGCCGGTGACCGCAGGTGGTAGGGTTCTCAATGTGAGTGCAGTTGGCTCCTCCTTTGAGGAAGCGAGAAAACGCGCCTATGAAGCCGTGGGAAAAATTCACTTTGAAGGAATGCATTATAGAAGAGATATCGCTCTGCGAGCCACGCAAGAAGAAGGGAGATTATAAGGCTAAGAAAGGAAGAATAATTATGGCAAAGCCACTGGTAGGAATAGTTATGGGGAGTGCCACCGATAAACCCGTGATGGATGAAGCGAAGTCCATCTTAAGGAAGTTCGGTATTCCCTATGAGGAGAGGATCCTATCGGCTCATCGGGCTCCAAAGCTCGTCTGTGATTATGCTTCAACGGCTGAGGAGAAGGGACTGGAGGTAATCATCGCAGGTGCGGGGAAAGCTGCTCACTTAGCCGGGGTTATCGCCTCCCACACCACACTACCCGTGATTGGGGTACCCTTGAGCTCGAAGGATCTTGGTGGCTTGGACTCACTTCTCTCCACAGTTCAGATGCCCGATGGGATACCCGTGGCTACGGTGACCATCGGAGGCGCAAAGAATGCGGCAATTCTTGCGGCTCAAATTCTGGCTCTCAGGTACCCCGATGTTCGAAAAAAATTGAGGGAATTCAAAGGTGATCTGGCGGCCCAATACGGGGAGGGGAAGTAGAAGATACATGATAGATCGCTATTGCCTGCCACGCATGAAAGCCGTTTGGAATGTCAAAAATAAATATCAAAAGTGGCTGGAGATAGAGATACTTGCCTGCGAAGCTCAGGCGAAACTGGGCAAGATTCCCGAAGCGGCTTTGAGGGAGATCAAAGCTAAGGCGAGATTCGACCCGGAACGGATAGATGACATTGAGAGGGAAACTCGCCACGATGTCATCGCCTTCTTAACGAATGTAGCGGAGCACGTCGGCCCGGCTTCCCGATTTATCCACTATGGGATGACCTCTTCGGATATCCTCGATACGGGTCTTGCCCTTCAAATGGTGGAGGCCGCGGGTATTTTGATTGAGGATATACAAAAACTCATGGATGTGCTCAAGCGCCGAGCCATCGAACACAAGGATACGGTGATGATCGGACGTACCCATGGAATCCATGCCGAGCCCATCACCTTTGGTTTTAAATTGGCTCTATGGATCTTTGAAATGAAGAGAAATCTCCGCCGCCTCAAGAGCGCTCGGGAGACCATCAGGTATGGGAAGATATCGGGGACCGTGGGTACTTACGCCAATGTCGATCCCTATGTTGAAGAGTACGTTTGCAATAAATTGGGTTTAAGACCAGCTCAGATATCAACCCAGATTTTACAGAGGGATAGGCACGCTGAATTTTTAACCACTCTGGGAATAATAGCTTCCTCCCTGGATAAATTCGCCACCGAGATTCGGAATCTTCAGAGGAGCGATATTTTGGAGGTCGAAGAACCCTTCGTCAAAGGGCAGAAAGGTTCATCGGCAATGCCCCATAAGCGAAATCCCATCATCTGCGAGCGCATATCGGGTTTGGCGCGGGTCGTTCGGGCAAATGCCTTCAGTGCTTTGGAGAATATTCCCTTGTGGCATGAGCGGGATATCTCTCATTCCTCGGTGGAGCGGGTGATCATCCCGGATAGCACTCTTCTTTTGGATTACATGCTCAATAAATTCACTAAAGTCATGGAGGGCTTAATCGTCTATCCCGAAAATATGAGGAAGAATTTGGAGAAAACCGGGGGAATCATCTTTTCCCAGAGAGTGCTCTTAAGACTGGTGGAAAAGGGTCTTTCTCGGGAAGAGGCTTACCGATTGGTGCAAACCAACGCCATGAGGGCCTGGCAGGATAAGGAAAATTTCAAAGACCTGCTCCTCAAGAACACCGAGATAACCAAGTACCTTTCTCCTGGGGAAATCGAGGACTGTTTCGACTTACGATATTATTTACGGAATATTGATACTATCTTCAAGAGATTGGAAACCCTTTAATCATCGGAGGTTCTAGGTTTAAATTCTAATCTCAAGATACTAAGCACTAAACAATATCAAAGGTCCAAATTCAAAGGTCAAAACGAAATGAAATACGAGTAAAGATAAATCCTAAATCCCAATATCTAAATCCCAAATAAGCACGAATGACCAAAATCCAAATGGTCAAAACAGTTTTGAAAATTTGGACATTTGAGAATTTGGATTTGTTTAGAATTTAGGATTTCGAATTTAGGATTTGGGATTAAGGTTGTCAAACTACTTTCTGAAATTATGTCCAGGGTATAACTTCCAATTTAAAATGGAGCGATAATGGGGGAGTTGTGAGGAAATTAGGGAAAGTTTACGAAGGGAAAGCCAAGATACTTTACGAGACCGATGAGCCTGAGCTGATCATCCAGCACTTTAAGGATGATGCAACGGCCTTCGACGGCAAAAAGAGAGGGAAAATTTTTGGCAAGGGCTCTGCCAATGCTCAGATTTCCTCGATCCTCTTTAGGCTCCTCGAGGAAGAGGGGATAAAAACCCACTTTCCTTCGGATATGCAGGACAAAAAAATCCTTTCCGAGAACGAAATCTTAGCCTATCGTCTTAAGATGATTCCCCTCGAGATCATAGTGAGAAATGTCGCCGCTGGAAGTCTTGCTAAAAGATTGGGTTATGAGGAAGGGAGGATCCTAAAAAAACCCATCGTCGAGTTCTACTACAAGAGCGATGAATTGGGCGATCCTCTTTTAAACGCTGACCATATCTGCGAGTTGGGACTCGTCGATTCAAAATTGCTGAGGAGAATGAAAGAAACGTCGCTGAAGGTCAATGAAATCCTCAAGGACTTTCTGGCTGAAAGAGGTCTTGAACTCGTGGATTTCAAATTGGAGTTTGGCCTCAAGGATGATGAATTAATTTTGGCCGATGAAATATCCCCTGATACCTGCCGGCTTTGGGATAAAAGGACAGGAGAAATTTTGGATAAGGACCGATTCCGAAGGGATTTGGGGGGAGTTGAACGGGCCTATCAAGAAGTCTTGAGGAGGATTAAAGGTTAGAGGGGAGCAAATGCCTAAAGTAAGAGTGTATGTAACCTTAAAACCGGGAATTTTGGATCCTCAGGGGACGACGGTAGCGAAGGCTTTAAAATCTATGGGATTTCAAAATGTAGAAGATGTTCGCATCGGCAAGTTCATCGAGCTTTGCATGAGCGATGTCGAAGAAGATGAGATTCCCCAACAGGTTGAAGAGATGTGTCGAAAGCTCCTCGCCAATCCGGTTATCGAGAATTATTCTTTTGAGATTGAGAAATAAGGCAAAAGACCTCGGATGAGGAGGTAAATTGTATTATTAGCAAGATGGGTTAACACTATGGTCGGGGTGAAGTACTCCGAAAACACCCCGAAGAACGCTGTCGCGCGAGTGAAACGAGTCCTTCGGGGTCGCTCGGGTCTCGCCTCGCTACAGAACTGTGTGTATGCTTAAGAAGTTTTCATGGGCGAGGCTCCGACACTTTCTTAACACTTATCCCTCCCTTAAATGTCTAGATGTAAACCTAATGTCTAGAATAAACTGACTCGTTAATAGTCCAAGGTAAATGTTAAAATTCAAATGGGGGACTTAAGTGAAATTTGGAGTTGTGGTTTTTCCGGGCTCTAACTGTGATCAGGATTGCTACCATGCTTGCCGGGTGATGGGGGCGGATGTGGACTACATTTGGCATGGAGATGAGGATCTCCCGAATTTTGACTGTATTATCCTACCCGGTGGTTTCTCCTATGGGGATTATCTTCGGACCGGAGCGATCGCCCGCTTCTCTCCGGTGATGAAAGCCGTTGAGAGATACGCCGCCCAGCGTGGTGGATTGGTTTTGGGCATTTGCAACGGATTTCAAATTCTTTTAGAGGCGGGTCTTTTGCCCGGGGCAATGCTTCGTAACAAAACCCTCAAATTCATTTGCAAATATGTGAATGTTAGGGTGGAGAACGATCGTACCCCATGGACATGTGCCACAAAGACCGGGGATGTACTCAAGCTTCCCATTGCCCACTACGATGGCAATTACTTTGTAGACCAGAAAACCCTATTGGAACTCGAAGACGGCGGTCAAATAATTTTAAGATATTGTGATCAGGAGGGTCGAGTTACCGAAGAGGCAAATCCCAACGGTGCTCTGGGTAATATCGCTGGGATATGTAACAAAGACGGTAACATCTTTGGACTCATGCCCCATCCGGAAAGGGCTGTGGAACCGCTTTTGGGATCTGAGGACGGCAGGATGATTTTTGAGTCCATAATCAAAAGTTTAAAGGGTATTATCGGTGGGTCATAATTCAAAAATTCGCAATTTAATGGGCAAACTGATAAATTGTTTTCGAGGGTTGATTAAATGTCTGAGGTTTACAGGGAACTTGGATTAAAAAGGGAGGAGTACGACCGCATAGTCGATATCTTGGGGCGAAAGCCGAACTTTTTGGAACTCGCCATGTATTCGGTGATATGGTCGGAGCACTGTGCCTATAAGCACTCTAAACCCGTTCTGACCATCCTCCCCACTCAAGCCCCTCATGTCCTGCAAGGTCCCGGTGAAAATGCCGGGGTTATCGATATAGGCGATGGTCTAGCCGTTGTCTTTAAAGTAGAATCACACAATCACCCCAGTGCTATCGAACCCTTTCAAGGTGCGGCGACTGGTGTGGGTGGCATAATCCGCGACATCTTGGCCATGGGAGCGAGGCCCATTGCCCTTTTGGATTCCCTTCGTTTCGGTTCCCTTCGAAAATCAAAGGTTAAGTATCTTCTTGAGCAGGTCGTCGCTGGAATAAGCGCTTACGGCAATTGTTTAACTGGTGATGAATGGTTAGTTGTAGAGAATTGCGGTGAGCTCAAGCACGTGAGAATCGGTGAATACCTCGAACAATTTGTCCCTAAGGGTAATTTTGGGACAACCACACCCGATCGCCAATTCAAGGTTTTGTCCTATGACCCGATCAGTGGAAGAGTATGTTGGCAGAGAGTGACAAGGATTTTTAAAAGTTTTTCTGATCGGTTCCTTAAGATTTCCACAACTATGGGTAGAACTCTTAAAATTACGCCTGATCATCCAACTCTGGTTTTTCGATCCGGTGAGCTTCGTACGATTAAGGCTGCTGAGGTAAATGTGGGTGATGAATTGCCAATTGTCAATTCTTTTCCAACTGAGCATGCGAAACATGTCATCGATTTGGTTTCTCTCCTTGCTGACTGTGACAAGTCTATCCTTCAGATCCGTAGGATTTTTGTGAAGTTGCCGGAGAAAATCATGGTAGACAAATATCTTCGTCGGGAGGCTAGAAGGGCAATAAAAGGTGTGGCGCAGAGACATAAGTATTTAAAAAAGGGAGCCATGCCCCTTGAGATATTTTTAAAACTGGAAAAAGCTCTTGGATTTTCTAGAAAGGATTTAAAGCTTTATCTCCGTGGTGGGAAGACCAATTACGTTCCCGCAGTTTTCGAAATTGATAACGATTTTGCTAGGTTGATTGGCTATTATCTTTCCGGGGGTTGCATTTCAAAGAATGGAAGCACTTTCAAGATCGTCTGGGTTTTTGGCAAAAGAGAAAAAGAGTATGTGCAAGATGTTTGCAACATTTTGAGGAAATACCACATCAGATTTTCAGTCTACCATAGGAAGAGCACTATCGCCATTTATTTATCGTCATGGATTTTAGCATGGTTAATAAAAAGCGTGCTTGGCTGTGGGGATTATGCCCACAGTAAGAGCATCCCGGACGCGCTTTTAAAACAAAGTAAAGAGATTCGCGAAGAACTCTTAAAAGGACTTTTCAGAGGAGATGCATCGGTAAGATTTCCATCCTATCTTGGAAGCAGAGTAAAAATCACGTTCGGTACAGCGAGCGAGAAACTCTATCAGCAAGTAATTTTGCTTTTACAAGATTTTGGTATCACCCCTTACTTGTACAAAGCCAAGCCTTGTTCTCATATTCAGGGTAGGGCTGTCAATGCTCGCCAAGGCTTCTGTCTCGAAATACAGGATTATTCCTCAATTAGCAAGGTCAAAGAATGGTTTTCTTCAGAAGTAAACCAAAGAATCGCAAAGGCTCTAAATGAGCATAATGGAATGACCTTCAGTTTTCCTGGGCACAAAATCCGAAATGGATTGTCCACAGTAAAGGTCAGAAAAATAGAAGAGGTAGAAGATGAGCAGTTCGTTTACGATATCGAAGTTGAGAATACTCATCTTTTTGTTACCACGGGTGGAATCATCACCCATAACTGCGTTGGAGTACCCACGGTGGGAGGTGAGGTCCACTTCGAAGACGCTTATGAAGAAAATCCCCTGGTCAATGTGATGTGTGTGGGACTTGCCGAGCGCGAAGGGCTAGTCAGAGGGATGGCTGAGGGAGCTGGGAACCTCGTTATTCTCATAGGGTCAAAAACGGGTCGGGATGGCATTGGTGGGGTGAGCACCCTCGCATCTCGCGAATTTGGCGAAGAAGCCGAAGAAAAACGTCCATGCGTCCAGGTGGGTGACCCCTTCACCGAGAAACTCCTCATTGAAGCCTGTCTTGAGCTTGTGGAGAAAAGGCTTCTGGTGGGCTTGCAAGACCTTGGTGGAGCTGGTCTTACCTGTGCAACATGCGAGACTGCAAGCAGAGCGAAGACGGGTATGGACGTGGACGTTTTGAAGGTTCCACGCAGGGAAAGGGGCATGAAGCCTTGGGAGGTGATGATTTCGGAGTCTCAGGAAAGAATGCTGACCATCGTGACTCCTGAAAATGTGAGAGAAGCGATCGATATCTGCCACAAATGGGGTCTTGATGCTACTGTGGTCGGCAAGGTCACAGATACAGGTATCTTAAGGATTTTTGAGGGGAAGACTGTGGTTGGTGAGATGCCCGCAAGATCCTTAGCTCACGATGCCCCCATCTATTATGCTCAAGCTGAAAAGCCATCTTATGTTGACGAACTTCAAAAATATGACCTTACCAAGTTGAAGGTCCCTTTCGATTTCAATGAGGTTCTTTTGGATATTCTCTCTTCGCCGAATATTTGCAGCCGTAAATGGATTTACGAGCAATACGATCACATGGTCCAGGTAAATACGGTTGTTTTGCCCGGCTCGGATGCCTCCGTTTTGCGGATCAAGGGAACCAATAAGGGTCTCGCCTTGACCGTAGATTGTAATGGACGCTATTGCTATTTGGATCCCTTCGTTGGAGCAAAAATTGCCGTAGCTGAAGCCGCACGAAATCTGGTTTGCTCGGGAGCCAAGCCTTTGGCCGTCAGCGACTGCTTAAATTTTGGTAGTCCCGAAAAACCCGAGATTTTCTGGCAATTTAGGGAAACCGTTCGGGGTTTAAGCGAAGCCTGTAGAGAGCTTGGGATACCCGTGGTCAGCGGAAATGTAAGCTTCTACAATGAATCCTTTGGAGAAGCCATCTACCCAACGCCCACCGTTGGAATGGTAGGAATCCTCGAGGACATCTCGCATCGCTGCACCTTGGGTTTTAAGGAGGAAGACAGCGTCATCGCCCTTTTGGGAATAACCTTGCCCGAATTGGGTGGAAGCGAATATTTAAAGGTGGTTCACAATCTAATCGCTGGCTCTCCTCCCACTCTGGATATGGAAAGGGAAATCGGTGTCCAAAGACTTTGCTTGAAGGCAATTCAAGAGGAATTGATCCTCTCAGCTCACGATTGTTCCGAAGGAGGACTCGCCGTTGCTCTAGCTGAGTGTTGCATCGCTGGAGGTCTTGGCGCAATACTCAGAATACAGAATACAGAATACAGAATACAGGATAATCCAATATCTCCCATCTCCCATCTCCCATCTCCCATCTCATTATTCAGTGAGTCGCAATCAAGAATTATTGTTTCCCTTAGGGAGGAAAACTTACCCAAATTAGAGAAATTAGCCAGAGAGTTTAGAGTCCCGGTGATCATTCTAGGGCGGGTAGGTGGAAGTGCCTTGGTCATCGGTGATAAAATTAATTTGCAGGTGGGCGATTTAGCGAGAAGGTGGCAAGAAGCACTGGGATGCCTAGTCAAATTGTAAATGGTCATGGGTCAAGAGTCACGGGTCAATCCTATCTTCTGAATTCTGAGAGAAATGAGGCTTGTGGTGTCTTCGGAATTTATGCACCAGGAGAGGATGTAGCCCGGCTCACCTATTTCGGTCTCCATGGTCTCCAACATCGCGGGCAAGAGAGCGCGGGAATAGCGGTTGCTGATGGTTCTTCGATCTCCATCTTCAAGAATATGGGACTCGTACCGCAGGTTTTCTATGAGCAAAGTCTGGCTTCCCTCAAAGGGCATATCGCCGTGGGACACGTCCGCTACTCAACCATGGGCTCGACACGTTTAGAAAACGCTCAGCCCATCGAGAAGCCGTATCTTAAAGGAACTCTGGCCATTGCCCACAACGGCAATCTCATCAATACACAACAGCTCCGGGAGATGCTTCTCAGGAAAGGTATCCGACTCCAATCCACAAGCGACAGCGAGGTAATTGCGGCATTGGTGGCTAAATATGCCCATCTGGGGATCGGTGAAGCCATCAGAAGGACCATGAAACTCCTTCGGGGCGCCTATTCCGTCGTCATTTTGACCGAGGATAAGCTCGTTGCCATCCGTGATCCCTATGGGATTCGTCCCCTGTGTATAGGGAAATTGGGAAGGTATTTTGTGATCTCTTCGGAAACCTGTGGCCTCGATATCGTGGGAGCGAAGTATCTGAGAGATATCGAACCCGGAGAAATGGTGGTGATAAATGAGGATGGGATCCACATTGAACGAGCCATGCTTCTGGCCAAGCCCTCCCTGTGTATCTTTGAATTCATTTACTTTGCCCGTCCAGATAGTTCTCTCTATGGCAGGAATCTTTACTATGCTCGAAAGTCCATGGGAATAGGGTTAGCGGAGGAAGCACCCGCCGATGCAGATTTGGTCATCGGCGTCCCCGATACTGGTACATCTGCGGCGGTGGGATTCGCTGAGGAATCGGGGATACCCTTTGGCGAAGGGCTAATCAAAAATAGGTATATTGGGAGAACTTTTATCGAACCCAGTCAAAGAATGCGTCAGATGGGAATTCGGCTCAAGCTCAATCCCTTACGGGAGGTCATCAAAGGGAAGCGTCTAGTTGTGGTGGATGACTCCATTGTTCGGGGTAATACCACTAAAAAGATCGTTCGACTTTTGAAGGAAGCTGGTGCAACGGAAGTGCACATGAGAATAAGTTCTCCACCCATTAAATATCCCTGCTTTTATGGCATTGACACTGCAAATCGCTCGGAGCTCATCGCCTCCACCAAAAGTGTGGAGGAGATAAGGGAGTTCATCGGAGCGGATAGCCTTCATTATCTGAGCATAGAGGCTTTAGTCGCCTCCACAAGGCGACCCTACGAGGATTTTTGTCTCGCTTGCTTTGATGGAGTTTATCCCATAAGAATCCCCAAGGATTTAAAGATCACCAAGTTCATGTTGGAGAGGGAACCATCGGTTGTGGAATGAAAGACGTCATAGGCCTCGGGGCTTTGAATGTCGATTTCATCTATGAGGTGGCTGGCTTCGAACTGGGCAAAGGGAGCATAAAGTTTCGGTCAGGTGCTGAGATTTTCACTGATTTGGAGGAGTTCGAATCCGCCAAGCGCCTTTTACAAAGTGTGGGAAAATTGCGAGGTAAAAGTGGAGGCGGTCAGGCCGCAAATACCGTCGTGGCACTATCCAGAATGGGTTTCTCCACGGGTTTTGTGGGAAAGGTGGGTGAGGATAGCGAAGGCG contains:
- a CDS encoding FAD-dependent protein codes for the protein GWGGAGAFSDGKLNLSTEIGGWLNQYIPRQELSDLIDYVDQIYLDFGAPKESYEADERILRRLKRKAVSADLILVPTRIRHLGTDICGKVLRNIREYFDGKVEVKANTNVKYILTEDRTAVGVETDKGQKIWAKYVIVAPGREGAEWLTCEAQRLKLTLQANAVDLGVRLEVPAAVMEPLTKELYEPKLIYYSRSFEDQVRLFCACPHGVVSRETYGDVITVNGHSYRDARTENTNFALLVSTTFTEPFHEPIAYGKYIARLANLLGEGIIIQRLGDLQAGRRSTESRIRKSTVKPTLSEATPGDLSFVLPYRCLADILEMIEVLDRVVPGVNSKNTLLYGVEVKFYSSRVKLKSTLETEIKNFYAIGDGAGITRGLVQSSASGIIAARSILNKVRK
- a CDS encoding adenylosuccinate synthase, translated to MPGIVLIGTQWGDEGKGKVTDFLADDMHMVVRYNGGDNAGHTVVETDHEFKFHLIPSGILYSHITSVIADGVVVNPKVLIEEIDGLEARGVSTKKLFVSGNAHLIMPYHLVLDRAVELQLGKAKIGTTRKGIGPTYADKAARIGIRVQDLLDMKIFRKKLKQALEIKNAILTKIYELEPLDEEKIISDYMYYAKRLEPYITDTSLMINQALDEGRNVLFEGAQGTLLDLDHGTYPFVTSSSPVAGGACVGAGVGPPKIDKVIGVAKAYVTRVGSGPFPTEQGDETGEKMRQIGVEYGTTTGRPRRCGWFDAVLLKYAVLVNGINGIALTKLDVLSTFKTLKICVGYEYEGKFYPRFPPHQTIFHKCIPIYEELEGWQRDISDIKWYENLPPAAKRYISRIKELAGVPIEMISVGPRRDQTIIP
- the purD gene encoding phosphoribosylamine--glycine ligase; this encodes MRVFVIGGGGREHSLVWKISKSPLVDEIYCVPGNAGISELAHCVNFDIHDNDALAGFAQAKKIDLTVVGPEVPLVGGITDVFEARGLRIFGPRKQAALIEGSKSFAKAIMKKYGIPTGDGVVFTGYEEAVAYVKRHNSPFAVKADGLAGGKGVTVVFDQEAAIGALRDCFIHAKFGSAGKKVIIEEYLEGEEVSVFAFTDGRTVLPMIPAQDYKRVFDGDRGPNTGGMGSYSPVSIITKEIYEEIITGILEPAIAGLFKEGLEYRGVLYGGLILTSEGPKVLEFNCRFGDPESQAILPLLESDLVEIMLAVTEGNLSGYKLQWLPGRCVTVVIASGGYPEDYRRGFEITGLKEASEVPGVQIFHAGTTLEDGKPVTAGGRVLNVSAVGSSFEEARKRAYEAVGKIHFEGMHYRRDIALRATQEEGRL
- the purE gene encoding 5-(carboxyamino)imidazole ribonucleotide mutase translates to MAKPLVGIVMGSATDKPVMDEAKSILRKFGIPYEERILSAHRAPKLVCDYASTAEEKGLEVIIAGAGKAAHLAGVIASHTTLPVIGVPLSSKDLGGLDSLLSTVQMPDGIPVATVTIGGAKNAAILAAQILALRYPDVRKKLREFKGDLAAQYGEGK
- the purB gene encoding adenylosuccinate lyase; this encodes MIDRYCLPRMKAVWNVKNKYQKWLEIEILACEAQAKLGKIPEAALREIKAKARFDPERIDDIERETRHDVIAFLTNVAEHVGPASRFIHYGMTSSDILDTGLALQMVEAAGILIEDIQKLMDVLKRRAIEHKDTVMIGRTHGIHAEPITFGFKLALWIFEMKRNLRRLKSARETIRYGKISGTVGTYANVDPYVEEYVCNKLGLRPAQISTQILQRDRHAEFLTTLGIIASSLDKFATEIRNLQRSDILEVEEPFVKGQKGSSAMPHKRNPIICERISGLARVVRANAFSALENIPLWHERDISHSSVERVIIPDSTLLLDYMLNKFTKVMEGLIVYPENMRKNLEKTGGIIFSQRVLLRLVEKGLSREEAYRLVQTNAMRAWQDKENFKDLLLKNTEITKYLSPGEIEDCFDLRYYLRNIDTIFKRLETL
- the purC gene encoding phosphoribosylaminoimidazolesuccinocarboxamide synthase; translation: MRKLGKVYEGKAKILYETDEPELIIQHFKDDATAFDGKKRGKIFGKGSANAQISSILFRLLEEEGIKTHFPSDMQDKKILSENEILAYRLKMIPLEIIVRNVAAGSLAKRLGYEEGRILKKPIVEFYYKSDELGDPLLNADHICELGLVDSKLLRRMKETSLKVNEILKDFLAERGLELVDFKLEFGLKDDELILADEISPDTCRLWDKRTGEILDKDRFRRDLGGVERAYQEVLRRIKG